In Schizosaccharomyces osmophilus chromosome 1, complete sequence, the genomic window GAATCATTCATTCTTCATACAAATATTTGTTGGATCATAAAAACGGGTCCTCCTTGTTCCTGCTAACGCTTTCCCTGAGATTTGTACCACAATGTACCAGCAGCATTGCTTTGGAAGTTTCGCTTTGTTGAGATCCAAGCAACTCTGGACATTATTTACCCAGCAATTCTGGACattatttagaaaatttatttttagatAATTCAAACGACTGATTTTACTCGTAGAATACTCCGCTTAGGCGTTCGATGGCTGGTAATTGTGTTCACCACCAAATGTCaacttcttccttttcgtAAATTCGTCTATAATGGCTGGTGCAAGATTAAATGTGGTACGAAGGAAAAACTCCCTGAGAGTTATCGAAAATACTATAAAACCAAGGAAATGCCGCAGTATGTTCACTAGTCAGTTTATATTACTTGGTCTTTCGGGTGGAACTTGAAAGTTCGATTGTAATATCAATCCATTGCTGCATTTCCATATTACAATTAGAAGATTCTCCTTCATAATCTAGTGGAAGTTATTACCAGATAACCATTATCTCATTTATCTTCCCGTATTCTATCGTTTACATTGCTACTTTCAAAGTTCCAATTCGTTAGATGATGGGATTTTCAACTCGATCCCTCGCTTATTTTTTGGCGGGTTGCCTTCATCTTGTTACGGCTTCTCCTTTGTACGGTAATCCCGAAACCATGGAACCATCTTCACAAATACTCGAGAAGCGCTCTACTGATGTCTTCGATAAAGTCATTGATACCTCTGATCCGATTGCTTTGTTCGGCTCTGCAAACCATCCTTTGACACCTGCTGGTGTGTCCGAAAATGGAATGCCCATcgaaacaaacaaattctATGACAACCTTTTGCTTGGCTCCAGAACCTCCTTCCTCTATGCTGACCCATACCGTTATTGGTGGCAGTCTTCCAACACTCAATCTGGCTTATGTATTGGCCATACCGATGAGAACCAACGGGTCTTCGACTGGGGTAGCGCCGTTCCcaatttctatttcaacCCAATTGGTCTTTGTTCTTTGGGTTTTGGTGCTTCTGGAATGACCGAAGCCATTGCCCCCGAGGTCGACGAAGTCGATCAAATGTCCGCTCGTGTCAACTTCAACTGGGGTTCTTCTTCCATGAAGATCTCTTTAGTCGAAGGTTTGGCTTTTACCACTGCTGAGTACTCCAATGCAGTTCCGGAGATTTTTACCTCTACCTTCTTTATGAATGGTATCCAATCGGTTTCTGGATCTTCTGCCTCtcaaaaatacaaaatcaCTTTGTCCGACGGCCATATTTGGCTCATTTATGTGTTTGGTGACCAACTTACTTTGAAACCTAACGGAAACCAAGTCCTCGTTGGCTCAAACTCCTTTACTGGTTATATTCAAATTGCAAAGATTCCCTCGGGTGATACCAAAGCTGAGTCCGTATACGATAAGTATGCTGGCACTTATGTTACTGGTATTTCTGTTTCTGGTAATGTTGATGGCGATACAGGTTACTACACCTTCACCTTGAAGACTTCCGGTCAGGGTTCCGGTGTACCTTTACATTTCTTGTTGCCTCACCAAATGGACTCGCTTTCCTCGGGTGCATCCTCTACCGAACTATCCTTAGTTTCCTTGGTTAGCGGCTACGCTACAGCTGTTGCCGGTAACTCCATTACTTTTGCTGATACCGTTCCTAGCGATATTCACTTCTTGCCCTGGTCACCTGAAGGTAAAAAGGTGGGTTATTCAACTGATGCACTCAATAACATTAAGGCTGCTGCAACTCAAGAGGTAAACGGTAATATGGATGCTGACAGTAATTTGGACTCTATGTATTATAGTGGTAAAGTTCTTGCCAAATATGCAATGCTTTGTCTTACAGTCAACGACATCCTGAATGACAAGGAGATGAGCAACACCTGTGTTAAAAAACTAGAAAGTGCCATGGCTCGCTTCGTTGATAACAAGCAAATTAATCCTTTGGTTTATGATTCTACTTGGAAAGGTGTAATCAGCAAAGCTGGTCTTTCTGGTTATGCTATGGCGGATTTTGGAAACACTTATTACAACGATCACCACTTCCACTATGGCTATTTCGTTCTTACAGCCGCCGTTATTGCTCATATCGACCCTAACTGGATAAATGTTGGTAATAACAAGAAATATGTTAATTCTCTTATTCGTGATGTTTCTAATCCCACCAGCAATGATCCCCATTTCCCTGTTCAAAGAATGTTTGATTTTTACCACGGCCATTCCTGGGCTGGAGGTCTTTTCGAGTCAAATGATGGCAAGGACGAAGAATCTACCTCAGAGGAttacaatttcttttatggTATGAAGTTATGGGGTGAAGTTACCGGTGATGATGCTATGGTGGATCGTGcaaatattattttatctGTTTTAAAGCGTTCACTTAATAA contains:
- the eng1 gene encoding cell septum surface endo-1,3-beta-glucanase Eng1, whose amino-acid sequence is MMGFSTRSLAYFLAGCLHLVTASPLYGNPETMEPSSQILEKRSTDVFDKVIDTSDPIALFGSANHPLTPAGVSENGMPIETNKFYDNLLLGSRTSFLYADPYRYWWQSSNTQSGLCIGHTDENQRVFDWGSAVPNFYFNPIGLCSLGFGASGMTEAIAPEVDEVDQMSARVNFNWGSSSMKISLVEGLAFTTAEYSNAVPEIFTSTFFMNGIQSVSGSSASQKYKITLSDGHIWLIYVFGDQLTLKPNGNQVLVGSNSFTGYIQIAKIPSGDTKAESVYDKYAGTYVTGISVSGNVDGDTGYYTFTLKTSGQGSGVPLHFLLPHQMDSLSSGASSTELSLVSLVSGYATAVAGNSITFADTVPSDIHFLPWSPEGKKVGYSTDALNNIKAAATQEVNGNMDADSNLDSMYYSGKVLAKYAMLCLTVNDILNDKEMSNTCVKKLESAMARFVDNKQINPLVYDSTWKGVISKAGLSGYAMADFGNTYYNDHHFHYGYFVLTAAVIAHIDPNWINVGNNKKYVNSLIRDVSNPTSNDPHFPVQRMFDFYHGHSWAGGLFESNDGKDEESTSEDYNFFYGMKLWGEVTGDDAMVDRANIILSVLKRSLNKYIYYSEGNVQPKSMQPNYVAGITFMNKITHVTYFGTNPEFVQGIHMLPVTPISAYIREQSFVRDEWNNMLLNALGAAVPSWRTLLYADYAIVDPWTSYNYFATPAFQPSWLDVGASRAWYLAFSAGLDGRNAVYYPTNPDGSNSGSSSSSSSSSSPSPSTSSPSSPSTLTSISSYVTTTTTSVFPDLKPTIVPTSTSSSSSGQKTCNMAVYDPSTTVCDENVLCPIVNGVPYSNCNGACYNPKEYGCYKNTISPNINPTSYVSSPVSTTDPISNTATKTGSTSSPKPTSGMQKCGDTTYDASAITCYFNDILCPIVEGNVYEVCNGSCYDPSMYSCDNGSVSHKGSSKSSTSAKSAYTSPSTTPTSKSSTSASSTSAPSSVTPTSQPSTHAIAQCGLAWYNTKSYICYGNLLCPIIGDKTMQPCGNACYDSDAYECLGGKLITK